GATTCGACTCGGCGGTCGTCGGTACGGGACAGGTCACCTTCGCCGACTGCATCATGGAGGCGAATCCGGGCACCGTCTTCGACGTGCGCAATCTCAATGCCAATGACAGCGTGCCCGCCATGACGGTTTCCCGCTGCTGGAACGAACAGAACGCGACGGCCGCGCAGGTGATGGTCGATGGTCTCCCCCAGCCGCCCGTCTATGCGCGGCTCGCCAATTGCTCGCTCATCCGCTTCGAAGATACGCCGGTCGGTTCGATGACCCTGCGCAACACCGTGGTCCGGACGATCGATTGCAGCCTCGATCAGTTGAAGTCGGTGACCCAGGACGCGCGTTCGATGATCGAACATAGCCGCGCGCGCGGATTTGCGGTCGCGCGGCCGGTGGGCAGGGTCGACAGTATCGAGGCGACCTATCTGAACGAGCCCGGACGCGGCTCCAGCTTCTGGCTGCCGCTTCGGAAAAGCCTCTCGACCGCGTATCGAGGCGCCGTCGCGATGAGTGTGATCGGCGATCGAAAGATGGCCTTCGTCGGCAGCCAGACGGTCGAGACGCAGCCGGTCGCCGACGCCGCGCTTCCCGGCATGACCGTCGGGCAACAACTGGATCTTGCGCCCGGCGTCGATGTCTTCCCTTCGCCGGTATCGCTTCGCGCCGGCCGATGGGCAGCGTGGATCTACATCTACCGGCATGTCGCCGGCCCGCCGCCCACGCTGAGCCTGACGGGCAGCGCGGGCATGACCCTGGACGTGCCGCTCGACGCTCGCGAATGGCAAGCGATCGGCGGGATGACCGTCGTGCCCCCCGGAGCGACAAGCGTATCGTTCAGGCACCGCGCCGGCGACGGCGCTTCCGCAATTCACCTCGGCGGCATGAACCTGCTCACCTTCGAGACCCGGCAGGAGGCGCGGGATTTCATCAACAGCGGTCTGTTTGCCATCTAGGAATCCGGCAGGGCCACGCCGGCGCCGAATTCTGGAATACGGCCAGCACGTTGATTTTCCGAACCTCGTGCTTCATGGGCCGACCATGAAAAGCTATGTTCCCGAGTTGGACGGGGTGCGGGCAATCGCGGTTATCTCCGTGATGATCTTCCACCTCGGAATATTTCCGATTGGATGGATGGGTGTCCCGCTCTTCTTCGTACTGAGCGGATATCTGATTACATCGATCCTGATGGGTGAGCGGTCGTCCGAAATCTGGCATTATATAGCAAAGTTCTTCTGGCGTCGAAGTGTAAGAATATTCCCTCTATACTATGCCTATTTGATCGTAAATCTGGTACTCACGACCATTGCTGGCCTCTCGATCGCAGGTTACGGATATTTCCTTTTCTATTTCGGAAATTATCGTATCGGCGCCGTTGCGCCAAACGTACCCGGCGGTGTGATCGGCCATCTATGGTCGGTTGCCGTAGAAGAGCAATTCTACCTGATATGGCCATGGCTCGTTTACTACGTGAAGAAGCCGGCTTATCTAGCTGCTGCCTCGATCATTTTGGCGCCGTTGGTTCGCGAAGCGATCTACGACGCCACGAACAATCCCTACATGACGATCGTCTCGCTGCCGTCCTGCATCGATATGCTCGGCGCCGGGGCGATCGTCGCATTAGTCAGGCGCCGTGCCGTTCTCGGCGCGATGCTTGTCGCGGGAGGGGCGATCGTCGGATATTGCTTCTGGAAGGTACCGATCGCCGACTTTGCCCATACTGAAAAGTGGGTGCCGCAAGCCCATTTCATGTACACCGGCCTTGGCCTTCTCGCCGCTCCCTTCATTGCCTGCGCTGGTCGCATCAGGGTCCTGGCAGTCCCGCCGCTGAGATATGTCGGCCGCATCAGCTACGGCCTATACATGTGGCATCTGATTGTATTTGCGATCGTTCATCGAATGAAGCTGCCAGTCGCCGTCGAGGCTACCGCCTCGATCGCCGCGTCTTTCCTGGTAGCATCATTGTCCTGGCACTTTTTCGAGAAGCGTTTCCTTGCGCTGAAGGATCGAATGTTCGCGGATCGCCCGCGCGGAGAGACAACCCAGGCGGACGCCTGAGCGACGCCTCACGTCGGCGCTGGCAGGGTCCGAGAAGACGGCAACCGGTGCAGCAAAAGCACCGACGTGACCGCCAGAAAGGCGGGCCCCGAAAAATAACCCGTACCGCGCACGTACATGTCGATGACGAACGTATAGATGCTGCACATCGCCAAGATTTCCACGAGGGGTCGACGGTCCCTGCCGATGGCGACACGGCGCAAACTCAGCAATGCCTTGCCGGCGAGGAAGCCGTGGTAAAGCACGATGATTAACCCGAATATCCCCAGTTCGCTGACGAGTTTGGCCAGCCCGAAGCTGCCTTCCCGCAGATTGAGGTCGCTGCCGCCGTTGAGGCGGTAGATCAGATCGGATGTCGGCGCGTCGAGAAAGGTGAAGCCAAGCTGCTGAAAGCCCAGTCCCCATCCGTAGGTATCTCTGAGGCCAGCCCGGATCAGCTCCCAGCCCTGGATGTAGACGAGGCTCGACAAGTTGGTGGTCGCAGCCGGATCGAACTCGATCCGATCGAGGAAATAGGTGAGATCGAGAAACGGCAGGATGAGGATCGCGATCGCGCCGAAGATGGCCAGCCGGGTGGCGGCAAGACAAGCGACGGCAACGACCACCGAACCCACGACGATCGAGAGGTTCTCGAGCAGATAGCCGAGCGCGAACGCGGTCAGGATCCAGGCCCATCGCCGCCAGCCGCTGCCCGTGACGGCGAGGAATGCGATCACCGGGAGGAGAACCCCGGCGAAATGCGAAGGCTCTGTGAACGGGAAGGTCGGCTTGCTTGTCGCGGTCTCGCTGGGCGGCTGGATGCCGGCGAGACTGAAAATCGCCGACAGAAGCAGGACAGCCATCGCCGCCATGACGGCCGCCCGCACGGCGCCGTCCCCGGCGCGCGAGAACAGCGTGCTGGCCGCACCGCATCCGATGATCGCCGCCAGCGCGATCAGCAGCGAGCCCGCCGCCTTCGTCGTATCGACTTCGACGGCGAGTGCCCGCACCACCAGGTGAACCGAGAGCAGCACCACCACGATCAGTGACAGCGTGAGGTCCCGCCTGAAGAAATCCCGCCCGCCGACCCCCGTCAGCCCGATCGTTTGCATTCCAATCAGCACGAGCGCGACAATAAGGACGCCGGGCGCCATCGACGACGTGCCGGCCAGATAGAAGGTCGCGGCCGGCACGAACAGGATCATCAGCAGCGCACCAAAGGCGATAACGCCCGGACCGGCCTCTCCGCCAATCGGCGCGTACGTCGAGGGCTCTTGCATCGCAGGTTGCAGATCGATCATGATGACAGACCCGATACGGGTTTTGGCGCGGCTTGTCGCGTCTCAACGCAGCTCGCGTCCGGGCCGCGCGCTAGGCCGCTTTCCCCTCGTGCATCCTGACCATCGTTTTGATCAGGTCGTGCCATGAATTGGCAAAAGGCTGGGCCACCGGTGCCACACGAACCGGCGTAGACGACCACCCGTTCCGGTGGACGTCGAGCATTATATCTGCAAGCGCTCGCGAGCTTGCGGGGTCGACGAACCGCACGTGATCGTAGTTTCCGACGGTTTCGTGCGCATAGGGAAGGTCGGCCACGATCATTGGCTTTCCGAGCGCTTTGGTTTCGCTGATTGGCAAACCCCAGGTTTCCAGCCGCGACGGAAACAGGAGGCAGTCCATCGCGTCATAGAGACGGGCCATACCGGCACGGTCCTGGCGACCGATGAATTCGAGTCCCCGAACATCGCCGTAGCGACCATAGAGATTCTGCGTAAGCCGCGTATCGTCCGGCGAGAGCGTAAGTTGCACGCGCCCCGACCAAGCCGGGTGATCGGCAAGCAGGCGGGCGGCTTCGCAAATTAGTTCGAAGTTCTTGAACGGACGGGAGAGCGACGGGTAGCAAAACGTATTGATCCTGGCCGGCAAGCCGCCTGGCTGCTCAACAACCGCCTCGGAAGGATGCGCGACGATGACCGAGTCCACGCCGTAACGCCGCTTGAATTCCCTCCGCAACCAATCCTGCTGGACAATGACAGCAATATTTGACCGAATATTGATGCGGTAGAAAATCGAGTAAAGCAGGGTGAATGGTAGAAGCTTTGGGGAGATAGCTAATTCCGATAGGGAAGGTCGATAGAATGCGTTCGCGTTGTGGCAGTATACGAATTGCGACTTCGCCTTAATGCGCGGAGACATGTCATGCATCGATAGCCATATATCGGCATCCAAGCGCTTGGATATTGAGTTAAACTCGACATACTCTGCATAAATCCGCCGCATCCATGATTTCTTTGGCGCTGGCATTTCGATGATTTCGACATCGCCGACGTCGATGACATCTCGATTGTTGGCCAAGACGACGACCCGCCACGCCGGCAGCACCGCTCGCACCGCTCGCAGGCAGTCCTGAAAGACCTTCAGCGTCCCACCTTCGGTCAGATTGACGCCGGAGACGACGATCGTTGGCATTTACGTTACCTATCCATATTCGAAGCTGCCCCGCGCCCGGCCGAAACCACCGTCACGCGGTCAGGTCGGGCAGCGTCAGGCGAATGCCGTTATCGGCGATATGGCGTTCAAGGCGGTCGTATCCCGCATCGATCGTGGGCAGATCCCGATAGTGGATCGCACCTCCACCCGCCCTCGGCTTCAACAGCCGAGCGCCGATGCGGCGCGCCTGAAACGAGAGTTCGTAAGCACCCTCGATCACGATCTTGCCCGTTCCGATGCCGAGTTGCCCGGCATTTCGGCTCGCGGCGTAGATTCGCTTGCGCTGCTCGCGATTGTTTATGAGTGCCACGGCGTAAAGACGGGCAAGGTTGGGCCGGAGATCCGCGCGATCGATACGGTCCACTGCCTTTTTTAGCGAGAACGCCCAGACGTTGTAGGGCGCGTAGAAGGCGGGGATGACCGGATCCCACTGCAAATTGTCAAACGCGGCCGTATGCGGATGCGCCACGAGCGATGTCAGGTCCGTCCCCGCCGCGCCCGTACCCGCCGTGCTCGAAGGTGAGCCGCCGGGCAGGCAGAATGGATAATCCACCTGCCAAGCGTTCTCCGCCAGCGCGCTGATGAGCGCCGCGCTGTAGATATCGGGGGTGACCCCCCCGAAGACGGTGCCGAAACGCGCTCGCACCCGTTCGATGAGCGTACGCGCGACCAGACCGTGATAAAGCCGCGGCATCGTGCCCAGTCCCCGGCCAAGATCGCGCAGCGCCTCTTGCAGTGCCGCGATCGGATCGATCCGCCTCGCCGCCCCATCGAACCGGTGCACGAACAGGCTGCCGGCGTAGCCATCGCCGTAGAAGCGGGAGCGCACGCCGGGCCAGAAATAGTTCGCGATAAACTTGGTACCGTAGCTGAAAACCGCATCGACGCGGTTCCGCGCGGCCCATTCGGCGACATCGGTCAAGCCCGGCCCGACGCAATCATCGTCGCCCAGGAACA
This is a stretch of genomic DNA from Sphingomonas sp. Y38-1Y. It encodes these proteins:
- a CDS encoding glycosyltransferase, with protein sequence MTTITIIIPTHNRQTYAAAAVAKIASVLPQAQIVVSDTSADDGLRTMLSGQVPAGIELAYMRPGRKMDVVSHFEFALSHATGDYVMFLGDDDCVGPGLTDVAEWAARNRVDAVFSYGTKFIANYFWPGVRSRFYGDGYAGSLFVHRFDGAARRIDPIAALQEALRDLGRGLGTMPRLYHGLVARTLIERVRARFGTVFGGVTPDIYSAALISALAENAWQVDYPFCLPGGSPSSTAGTGAAGTDLTSLVAHPHTAAFDNLQWDPVIPAFYAPYNVWAFSLKKAVDRIDRADLRPNLARLYAVALINNREQRKRIYAASRNAGQLGIGTGKIVIEGAYELSFQARRIGARLLKPRAGGGAIHYRDLPTIDAGYDRLERHIADNGIRLTLPDLTA
- a CDS encoding glycosyltransferase — encoded protein: MPTIVVSGVNLTEGGTLKVFQDCLRAVRAVLPAWRVVVLANNRDVIDVGDVEIIEMPAPKKSWMRRIYAEYVEFNSISKRLDADIWLSMHDMSPRIKAKSQFVYCHNANAFYRPSLSELAISPKLLPFTLLYSIFYRINIRSNIAVIVQQDWLRREFKRRYGVDSVIVAHPSEAVVEQPGGLPARINTFCYPSLSRPFKNFELICEAARLLADHPAWSGRVQLTLSPDDTRLTQNLYGRYGDVRGLEFIGRQDRAGMARLYDAMDCLLFPSRLETWGLPISETKALGKPMIVADLPYAHETVGNYDHVRFVDPASSRALADIMLDVHRNGWSSTPVRVAPVAQPFANSWHDLIKTMVRMHEGKAA
- a CDS encoding acyltransferase; the protein is MKSYVPELDGVRAIAVISVMIFHLGIFPIGWMGVPLFFVLSGYLITSILMGERSSEIWHYIAKFFWRRSVRIFPLYYAYLIVNLVLTTIAGLSIAGYGYFLFYFGNYRIGAVAPNVPGGVIGHLWSVAVEEQFYLIWPWLVYYVKKPAYLAAASIILAPLVREAIYDATNNPYMTIVSLPSCIDMLGAGAIVALVRRRAVLGAMLVAGGAIVGYCFWKVPIADFAHTEKWVPQAHFMYTGLGLLAAPFIACAGRIRVLAVPPLRYVGRISYGLYMWHLIVFAIVHRMKLPVAVEATASIAASFLVASLSWHFFEKRFLALKDRMFADRPRGETTQADA